One part of the Sneathia vaginalis genome encodes these proteins:
- a CDS encoding glycosyltransferase family 2 protein — translation MEKVSIITPVYNSGKYLKRTIDSVLSQSYENFELILINDKSCDNSLDICKSYDDKRIKIIDLEKNAGVCHARNVGIEASTGRYISFLDSDDVWLKTKLEEQIKFMIEKDAKISCTGYNRVDENDRNIGYVDVDEKICYEDMLKNNQVGCLTLIYDKKYFGKREFKEIDKNEDYLLWLELIKEAKYIYGLNKRLANYRVLSKSRSSNKAKTLMHRWNIYRNYEKLSILASIYYTLYYIITALLKNRRK, via the coding sequence ATGGAAAAAGTTAGTATAATAACGCCTGTGTATAATAGTGGGAAATATTTAAAAAGAACTATTGATAGTGTATTATCTCAGAGTTATGAGAATTTTGAATTAATTTTAATAAACGATAAGTCTTGTGATAATAGTCTTGATATTTGTAAGTCATATGATGATAAGAGAATAAAGATAATAGATTTAGAAAAAAATGCTGGTGTATGTCATGCAAGAAATGTTGGAATAGAAGCCTCAACTGGTAGGTATATATCTTTTCTTGATTCTGATGATGTTTGGCTTAAAACAAAATTAGAAGAACAAATTAAATTTATGATAGAAAAAGATGCCAAGATATCTTGTACGGGGTATAATAGGGTTGATGAAAATGATAGGAATATAGGGTATGTTGATGTAGATGAAAAAATATGCTATGAAGATATGCTAAAAAACAACCAAGTTGGCTGTCTGACATTAATCTATGATAAAAAGTATTTTGGAAAAAGAGAATTTAAAGAAATAGATAAAAATGAGGATTACCTATTATGGTTAGAGTTAATAAAAGAGGCTAAATATATCTATGGGTTAAATAAGAGGCTTGCGAATTATAGGGTTCTATCAAAGTCTAGATCTAGTAATAAGGCGAAGACATTAATGCATAGATGGAATATATATAGAAATTATGAAAAACTTAGCATATTAGCTTCAATTTATTACACCCTATACTACATCATTACAGCATTACTTAAAAATAGGAGAAAATAG
- a CDS encoding CDP-glycerol glycerophosphotransferase family protein, translated as MIKCLFNMLIAYILSPFIPLKKEIWLIGGNKGEMYADNGRAMHEYLLTKDNIEVYWVLDKNAKFRKEFDEKNIRYLIRGSIKSYIYFMKSKVALFSHSISADIVPYLCAVPLISYYHRKCFKVFLNHGTVGLKKRSPMHKRLKKQIDKLLKSYNLNPCDSEFEKSIKVNDWKMPEDTMYVCGYPRYDKLYNRKDTVSTHDILYMPTWRKYDDDGVNEFLNNSKLHEYLKKTNMKLRVYLHQLARDRVKLEVENTSIQILDKNANITDELLNAKVLITDYSSVCYDFFYLGKKVCFYQYDKKKYLDQVGSYVDLDNFFSRSNETVEDLIDDLENGKIKDATEYFKYVDNKNCERLYNMIIKRK; from the coding sequence ATGATTAAGTGTTTATTCAATATGTTAATTGCATATATACTCTCACCCTTTATACCATTGAAAAAAGAAATATGGTTAATTGGTGGTAATAAAGGGGAAATGTATGCAGATAATGGAAGAGCTATGCATGAATATCTATTAACTAAAGATAATATTGAAGTTTACTGGGTATTAGATAAGAATGCTAAATTTAGAAAAGAATTTGATGAAAAAAATATACGGTATTTAATAAGGGGGAGTATAAAGTCATATATTTACTTTATGAAAAGCAAGGTTGCACTTTTTTCTCACTCAATATCTGCTGATATAGTGCCGTATTTATGTGCTGTACCTTTAATTTCATACTATCACAGAAAATGTTTTAAGGTATTTTTGAATCATGGAACTGTAGGTCTTAAAAAACGTAGTCCTATGCATAAGAGATTAAAAAAACAAATAGATAAGCTATTAAAGTCATATAATCTAAATCCATGTGATAGTGAGTTTGAAAAGAGTATAAAGGTCAATGATTGGAAAATGCCAGAAGATACTATGTATGTTTGTGGTTATCCGAGATATGATAAGCTATACAATAGAAAAGATACTGTTAGTACACATGATATACTGTATATGCCAACATGGAGAAAGTATGATGATGATGGTGTAAATGAATTTTTGAATAATAGTAAGTTACATGAATATTTAAAAAAGACTAATATGAAGTTACGTGTGTACTTACATCAGTTAGCACGTGATAGAGTTAAATTAGAAGTAGAAAATACTAGTATACAAATTCTTGATAAAAATGCTAATATTACAGATGAGCTATTAAATGCTAAGGTATTAATAACAGACTATTCAAGTGTATGCTATGATTTTTTCTATCTAGGTAAGAAGGTATGTTTTTATCAATATGACAAGAAAAAATACCTAGATCAAGTTGGAAGTTATGTTGATCTTGATAATTTCTTTTCAAGATCTAATGAAACAGTAGAAGATTTAATAGATGATTTAGAAAATGGAAAGATAAAGGACGCAACTGAGTACTTTAAGTATGTAGATAACAAAAATTGTGAAAGATTGTATAATATGATAATTAAAAGGAAATAG